One window of Phoenix dactylifera cultivar Barhee BC4 chromosome 5, palm_55x_up_171113_PBpolish2nd_filt_p, whole genome shotgun sequence genomic DNA carries:
- the LOC103717104 gene encoding lysine-specific demethylase JMJ706-like isoform X3, translating into MVEGRACFSREVKNGLEILKRKRLQRMKSGTAPEAINAGNMMARSGGDALKATASCGVRMHGNSNTFSGGSFPVKDAFSKHRVEKFDLSNLEWIEKIPECPVFCPTKEEFEDPLVYLQQIAPVASKYGICKIVSPISASVPAGMVLMKEQPGFKFTTRVQPLRLAEWTTDDKVTFFMSGRKYTFRDFEKMANKAFARRYSSAGCLPAKYLEEQFWHEIAFGKTESVEYACDIDGSAFSSSPSDQLGKSKWNLKRLSRLPKSVLRLLGTAIPGVTDPMLYIGMLFSMFAWHVEDHYLYSINYHHCGAFKTWYGIPGHAASEFEKVVREHVYDRELLSGEGDNAAFDVLLGKTTMFPPNILLEHNVPVYKAVQKPGEFVITFPRAYHAGFSHGFNCGEAVNFATGDWFPLGAVASQRYALLNRTPLLPHEEFLCKEAMLLSPRLPNSDPKEPYPGAEDLTSQHRIKVSFVHLMRFQHCARWSLMKMGACMGYKPNIPLPVLCSICRRDCYVSYVECNCHVGPICLRHGKELRKCRCGYNRIVFLREDILKLEAVSRKFEQEDGILELVQNQAQQGDDSCLQPNLFQCAGDGYKPYCEIKFEENPDAQEEGPLHNDGYANSNRVKSSQTKSPEMVSASEFESAVPVTSDKSAAANRAGSHDTLSLQQSDDSDSEMFRVKRRSSLSIDKRSVGETIKFTEHQR; encoded by the exons GTGGAAGGAAGGGCTTGTTTCTCGAGAGAGGTTAAAAATGGGCTGGAGATTTTGAAGCGCAAAAGGCTTCAAAGGATGAAGTCAGGTACAGCACCTGAAGCAATTAATGCTGGCAATATGATGGCTAGAAGTGGAGGTGATGCTTTAAAAGCTACTGCATCATGTGGTGTGAGGATGCATGGAAATTCAAATACATTTTCTGGTGGTAGTTTTCCTGTTAAGGATGCTTTTTCAAAGCATAGAGTGGAAAAGTTTGACTTGTCTAACTTAGAATGGATTGAGAAGATCCCAGAGTGCCCTGTATTCTGCCCCACGAAGGAGGAGTTTGAGGACCCCCTTGTTTATCTCCAGCAGATTGCTCCTGTGGCCTCAAAATATG GTATATGTAAGATTGTTTCCCCTATTAGTGCTTCTGTACCTGCTGGCATGGTATTGATGAAGGAGCAACCTGGATTTAAGTTTACTACTAGGGTGCAACCACTACGTCTTGCTGAGTGGACTACTGATGACAAGGTCACCTTTTTCATGAGTGGAAG AAAGTATACTTTTCGAGATTTTGAAAAGATGGCAAACAAGGCATTTGCTCGAAGATACTCTAGTGCTGGATGTCTCCCAGCTAAGTACTTGGAAGAACAATTTTGGCATGAAATTGCCTTTGGCAAGACAGAGTCTGTTGAGTATGCATGTGACATTGATGGTAGTGCCTTCTCATCTTCTCCAAGTGATCAACTTGGAAAAAGCAAATGGAACTTGAAG AGACTTTCTCGACTGCCGAAGTCTGTACTGAGGCTTCTGGGGACAGCAATTCCG GGAGTAACAGATCCCATGCTGTATATCGGGATGCTTTTTAGTATGTTTGCTTGGCATGTGGAAGATCACTACTTGTACAG CATTAACTATCATCATTGTGGAGCATTTAAAACTTGGTATGGAATTCCAGGGCATGCTGCTTCAGAGTTTGAAAAGGTTGTTCGTGAGCATGTTTATGATCGTGAACTTTTGTCTGGTGAAGGAGATAATGCAGCATTCGATGTACTATTGGGGAAGACTACGATGTTTCCTCCAAATATTCTGTTAGAACATAATGTTCCTGTTTATAAAGCCGTACAAAAACCTGGAGAGTTTGTTATCACCTTTCCTCGAGCTTATCATGCAGGCTTCAGTCATG GTTTCAATTGTGGAGAGGCAGTCAACTTTGCTACTGGTGATTGGTTTCCCTTGGGTGCTGTGGCTAGCCAGCGTTATGCACTTCTTAACAGAACACCATTACTTCCTCATGAGGAGTTTCTCTGTAAGGAAGCAATGCTTCTTTCTCCAAGACTGCCGAATTCTGATCCCAAAGAGCCTTACCCTGGGGCTGAAGATTTGACCTCCCAACATCGCATCAAGGTTTCTTTTGTGCATTTAATGCGGTTCCAGCACTGTGCTCGTTGGTCACTGATGAAAATGGGAGCTTGCATGGGCTATAAGCCGAATATTCCTCTGCCGGTGCTGTGCAGCATCTGCCGACGTGATTGTTATGTTTCTTATGTTGAATGTAACTGCCATGTGGGTCCCATCTGCCTCCGTCATG GGAAAGAGCTGAGAAAGTGCCGTTGTGGCTATAATCGCATTGTGTTTTTAAGGGAGGACATTCTCAAATTGGAGGCTGTATCAAGAAAGTTTGAGCAGGAGGATGGAATATTAGAGTTGGTTCAAAATCAAGCACAGCAAGGTGATGACTCATGTCTGCAACCAAACTTGTTCCAATGTGCTGGTGATGGATACAAGCCCTATTGTGAGATAAAGTTTGAAGAAAATCCTGATGCACAGGAAGAGGGTCCGTTGCATAACgat GGGTATGCAAATTCTAATAGGGTGAAGTCTTCTCAGACCAAGAGTCCTGAGATGGTATCAGCCAGTGAATTTGAATCTGCAGTACCAGTTACATCTGACAAAAGTGCTGCTGCTAACCGAGCTGGTTCTCATGACACTTTGAGTTTACAACAAAGTGATGATTCAGATTCAGAAATGTTCAGAGTTAAGCGCAGGTCCAGCTTGAGCATAGATAAAAGATCTGTGGGTGAGACGATAAAGTTTACC
- the LOC103717104 gene encoding lysine-specific demethylase JMJ706-like isoform X2, whose product MVEGRACFSREVKNGLEILKRKRLQRMKSGTAPEAINAGNMMARSGGDALKATASCGVRMHGNSNTFSGGSFPVKDAFSKHRVEKFDLSNLEWIEKIPECPVFCPTKEEFEDPLVYLQQIAPVASKYGICKIVSPISASVPAGMVLMKEQPGFKFTTRVQPLRLAEWTTDDKVTFFMSGRKYTFRDFEKMANKAFARRYSSAGCLPAKYLEEQFWHEIAFGKTESVEYACDIDGSAFSSSPSDQLGKSKWNLKRLSRLPKSVLRLLGTAIPGVTDPMLYIGMLFSMFAWHVEDHYLYSINYHHCGAFKTWYGIPGHAASEFEKVVREHVYDRELLSGEGDNAAFDVLLGKTTMFPPNILLEHNVPVYKAVQKPGEFVITFPRAYHAGFSHGFNCGEAVNFATGDWFPLGAVASQRYALLNRTPLLPHEEFLCKEAMLLSPRLPNSDPKEPYPGAEDLTSQHRIKVSFVHLMRFQHCARWSLMKMGACMGYKPNIPLPVLCSICRRDCYVSYVECNCHVGPICLRHGKELRKCRCGYNRIVFLREDILKLEAVSRKFEQEDGILELVQNQAQQGDDSCLQPNLFQCAGDGYKPYCEIKFEENPDAQEEGPLHNDGYANSNRVKSSQTKSPEMVSASEFESAVPVTSDKSAAANRAGSHDTLSLQQSDDSDSEMFRVKRRSSLSIDKRSVGETIKFTEHQAVRVSTNYGPASCLNNLANWLAWLSNHGQKFVKRCNC is encoded by the exons GTGGAAGGAAGGGCTTGTTTCTCGAGAGAGGTTAAAAATGGGCTGGAGATTTTGAAGCGCAAAAGGCTTCAAAGGATGAAGTCAGGTACAGCACCTGAAGCAATTAATGCTGGCAATATGATGGCTAGAAGTGGAGGTGATGCTTTAAAAGCTACTGCATCATGTGGTGTGAGGATGCATGGAAATTCAAATACATTTTCTGGTGGTAGTTTTCCTGTTAAGGATGCTTTTTCAAAGCATAGAGTGGAAAAGTTTGACTTGTCTAACTTAGAATGGATTGAGAAGATCCCAGAGTGCCCTGTATTCTGCCCCACGAAGGAGGAGTTTGAGGACCCCCTTGTTTATCTCCAGCAGATTGCTCCTGTGGCCTCAAAATATG GTATATGTAAGATTGTTTCCCCTATTAGTGCTTCTGTACCTGCTGGCATGGTATTGATGAAGGAGCAACCTGGATTTAAGTTTACTACTAGGGTGCAACCACTACGTCTTGCTGAGTGGACTACTGATGACAAGGTCACCTTTTTCATGAGTGGAAG AAAGTATACTTTTCGAGATTTTGAAAAGATGGCAAACAAGGCATTTGCTCGAAGATACTCTAGTGCTGGATGTCTCCCAGCTAAGTACTTGGAAGAACAATTTTGGCATGAAATTGCCTTTGGCAAGACAGAGTCTGTTGAGTATGCATGTGACATTGATGGTAGTGCCTTCTCATCTTCTCCAAGTGATCAACTTGGAAAAAGCAAATGGAACTTGAAG AGACTTTCTCGACTGCCGAAGTCTGTACTGAGGCTTCTGGGGACAGCAATTCCG GGAGTAACAGATCCCATGCTGTATATCGGGATGCTTTTTAGTATGTTTGCTTGGCATGTGGAAGATCACTACTTGTACAG CATTAACTATCATCATTGTGGAGCATTTAAAACTTGGTATGGAATTCCAGGGCATGCTGCTTCAGAGTTTGAAAAGGTTGTTCGTGAGCATGTTTATGATCGTGAACTTTTGTCTGGTGAAGGAGATAATGCAGCATTCGATGTACTATTGGGGAAGACTACGATGTTTCCTCCAAATATTCTGTTAGAACATAATGTTCCTGTTTATAAAGCCGTACAAAAACCTGGAGAGTTTGTTATCACCTTTCCTCGAGCTTATCATGCAGGCTTCAGTCATG GTTTCAATTGTGGAGAGGCAGTCAACTTTGCTACTGGTGATTGGTTTCCCTTGGGTGCTGTGGCTAGCCAGCGTTATGCACTTCTTAACAGAACACCATTACTTCCTCATGAGGAGTTTCTCTGTAAGGAAGCAATGCTTCTTTCTCCAAGACTGCCGAATTCTGATCCCAAAGAGCCTTACCCTGGGGCTGAAGATTTGACCTCCCAACATCGCATCAAGGTTTCTTTTGTGCATTTAATGCGGTTCCAGCACTGTGCTCGTTGGTCACTGATGAAAATGGGAGCTTGCATGGGCTATAAGCCGAATATTCCTCTGCCGGTGCTGTGCAGCATCTGCCGACGTGATTGTTATGTTTCTTATGTTGAATGTAACTGCCATGTGGGTCCCATCTGCCTCCGTCATG GGAAAGAGCTGAGAAAGTGCCGTTGTGGCTATAATCGCATTGTGTTTTTAAGGGAGGACATTCTCAAATTGGAGGCTGTATCAAGAAAGTTTGAGCAGGAGGATGGAATATTAGAGTTGGTTCAAAATCAAGCACAGCAAGGTGATGACTCATGTCTGCAACCAAACTTGTTCCAATGTGCTGGTGATGGATACAAGCCCTATTGTGAGATAAAGTTTGAAGAAAATCCTGATGCACAGGAAGAGGGTCCGTTGCATAACgat GGGTATGCAAATTCTAATAGGGTGAAGTCTTCTCAGACCAAGAGTCCTGAGATGGTATCAGCCAGTGAATTTGAATCTGCAGTACCAGTTACATCTGACAAAAGTGCTGCTGCTAACCGAGCTGGTTCTCATGACACTTTGAGTTTACAACAAAGTGATGATTCAGATTCAGAAATGTTCAGAGTTAAGCGCAGGTCCAGCTTGAGCATAGATAAAAGATCTGTGGGTGAGACGATAAAGTTTACC